A genomic region of Populus nigra chromosome 11, ddPopNigr1.1, whole genome shotgun sequence contains the following coding sequences:
- the LOC133668264 gene encoding trans-resveratrol di-O-methyltransferase-like, with protein sequence MHVAEENLHGAELLQAQAHVWNHIFNFVNSMSLKCAIQLGIPDVIHDHGKPMTLSELVAVLPIHPSKAPGVYRLMRILLHSGFFATQNNSGETEGEGYVLTNASQLLIKDNPLSVTPFLLAMLDPILTQPWHYVSVWFQNDAPSSFYTAHQRTCWEYAGHETKLNHLFNEAMASDARLVSSVLVNECKGVFEGLNSLVDVGGGTGTVAKAIAKEFQHLDCTVFDLPHVVAGLEGSENLKYLGGDMFEAIPQADAILLKWILHDWNDEECVKILKQCKEAIKGREGGKLIIIDMVVENNKEVEGSTETQLFFDMLMMILVTGKERNEKEWAKLFTDAGFSNYKINPVLGLRSLIEVYP encoded by the exons ATGCATGTGGCTGAAGAAAACCTGCATGGTGCCGAGCTACTTCAAGCTCAAGCTCATGTTTGGAATCACATCTTCAACTTCGTAAACTCAATGTCTCTAAAATGTGCTATTCAACTAGGCATACCGGATGTTATCCATGATCATGGAAAACCCATGACCCTTTCTGAACTTGTCGCTGTCTTGCCCATTCACCCATCCAAAGCCCCTGGAGTCTATCGCCTCATGCGCATACTGCTCCATTCTGGTTTCTTTGCGACACAAAATAATAGTGGAGAGACTGAAGGAGAAGGCTATGTTCTCACCAATGCTTCTCAACTCCTTATCAAGGACAACCCTTTGAGTGTAACACCATTCTTGCTAGCCATGCTTGATCCAATTTTAACACAACCATGGCATTATGTAAGCGTTTGGTTCCAAAATGATGCCCCTTCCTCGTTCTATACGGCCCATCAAAGGACATGTTGGGAATATGCTGGCCATGAAACAAAGCTCAATCATTTATTTAATGAAGCTATGGCAAGTGATGCTCGATTGGTTTCGAGTGTGTTGGTAAATGAGTGCAAGGGAGTTTTCGAAGGGTTAAATTCGTTGGTTGATGTTGGGGGTGGCACTGGAACTGTGGCCAAGGCAATAGCTAAAGAATTCCAGCATTTGGATTGCACAGTCTTTGATCTCCCACATGTGGTAGCTGGTTTGGAGGGAAGTGAAAACTTGAAATATCTTGGTGGAGACATGTTCGAGGCAATTCCTCAAGCAGATGCAATTCTGCTGAAG TGGATTCTTCATGACTGGAATGACGAGGAATGCGTGAAAATACTCAAGCAATGCAAGGAGGCAATTAAGGGCCGAGAAGGAGGAAAGCTGATTATCATAGATATGGTGGTGGAGAACAATAAAGAGGTAGAAGGTTCAACTGAGACACAGCTCTTCTTTGATATGCTGATGATGATCTTGGTcacaggaaaagaaagaaacgagAAAGAATGGGCCAAACTATTCACTGATGCTGGCTTCAGTAACTATAAGATCAATCCAGTTCTGGGTTTAAGATCTCTCATTGAAGTTTATCCTTGA
- the LOC133668007 gene encoding trans-resveratrol di-O-methyltransferase-like: MHGAELLQAQAHVWNHIFNFVNSMSLKCAIQLGIPDVIHNHGKPMTLSELVAVLPIHPSKAPGVYRLMRVLVHSGFFATQNNSGETEGEGYVLTNASQLLIKDNPFSVTPFLLAMLDPILTQPWHYVSVWFQNDVPSSFYTAHQRTLWEYAGHETKLNHFFNEAMASDARLVSSVLVNECKGVFEGLNSLVDVGGGTGTVAKAIAKEFQHLDCTVFDLPHVVAGLEGSENLKYLGGDMFEAIPQADAILLKWILHDWNDEECVKILKQCKEAIKGREGGKLIIIDMVVENNKEVEGSTETQLFFDMLMMILVTGKERNEKEWAKLFTDAGFSNYKINPVLGLRSLIEVYP; encoded by the exons ATGCATGGTGCTGAGCTACTTCAAGCTCAAGCTCATGTTTGGAATCACATCTTCAACTTCGTAAACTCAATGTCTCTAAAATGTGCTATTCAACTAGGCATACCGGATGTTATCCATAATCATGGAAAACCCATGACCCTTTCTGAACTTGTCGCTGTCTTGCCCATTCACCCATCCAAAGCCCCTGGAGTCTATCGCCTCATGCGCGTACTGGTCCATTCTGGTTTCTTTGCGACACAAAATAATAGTGGAGAGACTGAAGGAGAAGGCTATGTTCTCACCAATGCTTCTCAACTCCTTATCAAGGACAACCCTTTCAGTGTAACACCATTCTTGCTAGCCATGCTTGATCCAATTTTAACACAACCATGGCATTATGTAAGCGTTTGGTTCCAAAATGATGTCCCTTCCTCGTTCTATACGGCCCATCAAAGGACACTTTGGGAATATGCTGGCCATGAAACAAAGctcaatcatttctttaatgAAGCTATGGCAAGTGATGCTCGATTGGTTTCGAGTGTGTTGGTAAATGAGTGCAAGGGAGTTTTCGAAGGGTTAAATTCGTTGGTTGATGTTGGGGGTGGCACTGGAACTGTGGCCAAGGCAATAGCTAAAGAATTCCAGCATTTGGATTGCACAGTCTTTGATCTCCCACATGTGGTAGCTGGTTTGGAGGGAAGTGAAAACTTGAAATATCTTGGTGGAGACATGTTCGAGGCAATTCCTCAAGCAGATGCAATTCTGCTGAAG TGGATTCTTCATGACTGGAATGACGAGGAATGCGTGAAAATACTCAAGCAATGCAAGGAGGCAATTAAGGGCCGAGAAGGAGGAAAGCTGATTATCATAGATATGGTGGTGGAGAACAATAAAGAGGTAGAAGGTTCAACTGAGACACAGCTCTTCTTTGATATGCTGATGATGATCTTGGTcacaggaaaagaaagaaacgagAAAGAATGGGCCAAACTATTCACTGATGCTGGCTTCAGTAACTATAAGATCAACCCAGTTCTGGGTTTAAGATCTCTCATTGAAGTTTATCCTTGA